From one Pecten maximus chromosome 8, xPecMax1.1, whole genome shotgun sequence genomic stretch:
- the LOC117332610 gene encoding fructosamine-3-kinase-like, giving the protein MGGNMEDTDLVDLMKDRLDLENMTFIENRNGLISKGMVFETIDQNKIFVKVNRKQGARLMFEGEVGSLKELTKANTVRVPSPIKIVDIPTGGALLAMEFLDMNEITSQQAVLGDRLARLHLYNDRLQRQAMATECTIGKYENSPRAVDKFGFGVTTCVGFVPQPVSWSDDWTIYFSNLIEYRIRMIETQALSAVDMEIARKVRELWTETLRLLPDHFRNLNIKPSLLHGDLHRYNSGETVTDGPVIFDPASFYGHSECDLAVGFAYPGFNNEFYEAYFKQIPKAPGFEDRLNLYMLNQILNYWNNFGPNQHQRAIDLMRKITAKHPH; this is encoded by the exons ATGGGAGGTAACATGGAGGATACAGACCTAGTTGATCTGATGAAGGATAGACTCGACTTAGAAAATATGACGTTTATTGAAAATCGCAACGGACTTATTAGTAAAGGGATGGTATTTGAAACAATTGaccaaaacaaaatttttgTTAAAGTAAATAGGAAGCAAGGG GCGCGACTCATGTTTGAGGGAGAAGTTGGCAGTTTGAAGGAACTGACAAAAGCAAACACTGTTCGAGTGCCAAGTCCAATAAAG ATAGTAGACATTCCGACTGGCGGTGCATTGCTTGCTATGGAGTTCCTGGATATGAATGAGATTACAAGTCAACAGGCAGTTTTAGGAGACAGATTAGCTAG ACTGCACCTGTACAATGACAGATTACAAAGACAAGCTATGGCGACTGAATGTACAATAGGTAAATACGAAAACAGTCCGAGAGCCGTTGATAAGTTCGGATTCGGGGTCACAACCTGTGTCGGATTTGTACCTCAGCCTGTCTCCTGGTCGGACGATTGGACG ATCTACTTTTCCAATTTAATAGAATACCGGATCAGGATGATCGAGACACAAGCTTTGTCAGCTGTTGATATG GAAATCGCCCGTAAGGTGCGAGAACTATGGACGGAGACATTAAGACTTCTGCCAGATCATTTTCGGAATCTCAACATCAAACCGTCGCTCTTACATGGTGATCTCCATAGATACAACTCGGGAGAAACCGTGACCGATGGACCGG TAATATTTGATCCCGCGTCGTTCTATGGCCATTCCGAATGTGACCTTGCTGTGGGATTTGCATATCCTGGTTTCAACAATGAGTTCTACGAAGCATATTTTAAGCAAATCCCAAAAGCACCCGGATTTGAGGACAGGCTTAATCTATATATGTTAAATCAGATCTTAAATTATTG GAACAATTTCGGTCCGAATCAACACCAACGAGCTATTGATTTAATGAGGAAAATTACAGCCAAACATCCACATTGA